From a region of the Arachis ipaensis cultivar K30076 chromosome B09, Araip1.1, whole genome shotgun sequence genome:
- the LOC107615455 gene encoding uncharacterized protein LOC107615455 codes for MNLEGEGDEVRCRAFPVTLAGPAIRWFNSLPQGSVARFSDISRTFLAQFPTRIAKAKHPINLLGVTQKSDEPTRKYLDRFNEECLEIDELTDSVASLCLTNGLLNEDFRKHLTTKPVWTMQEIQSVAREYINDEEVSQVVAANKWQPSYNQPRQHGGGERQKEHARDGGPGKTSRPFSWVRKFTNYTPLIAPIIEVYQQIAEKGILSRPRTLKDRTGGNKILYCDYHKGYGHKTQDCFDLKDTLEQAIWDGKLAEFSHLIREPRKRDCDREGEDKTRAVKRRHEPDDNEHGLTIVNVVTARDAAPWSKSAHKKDAKVLVVSSSFARSSKRFPPISFGPEDQWFDEVVERPPMVITAGVGTGLIKWILVDTGADSNIMFRNVFDALGLRDSDLKTH; via the coding sequence atgaacctggagggaGAGGGAGACGAAGTGAGGTGCCGCGCCTTCCCGGTCACTCTGGCGGGACCTGCGATAAGGTGGTTTAACAGCCTCCCCCAGGGCTCGGTGGCCAGGTTTTCGGACATCAGCCGCACTTTCCTGGCCCAATTTCCTACCAGAATTGCAAAGGCAAAGCACCCGATCAATTTACTCGGGGTGACTCAGAAATCCGACGAGCCGACCAGAAAATATCTAGACCGGTTCAACGAAGAGTGCTTAGAGATCGACGAGCTAACTGATTCAGTAGCTAGCCTATGTTTGACGAATGGACTTTTgaatgaggacttcaggaagCATCTCACGACGAAGCCGGTGTGGACGATGCAGGAAATCCAAAGCGTAGCCAGGGAATATATCAACGATGAAGAAGTCAGTCAAGTCGTAGCTGCCAACAAGTGGCAGCCCTCCTACAATCAACCTCGGCAGCACGGGGGTGGAGAAAGGCAGAAGGAGCACGCCAGAGACGGCGGTCCGGGAAAGACATCCAGGCCATTTTCTTGGGTTAGAAAGTTCACCAATTACACCCCCCTCATCGCCCCCATCATAGAAGTTTATCAGCAGATAGCCGAGAAGGGAATTTTGTCAAGGCCCCGTACTCTAAAGGACCGAACCGGGGGGAACAAGATCCTCTATTGTGATTATCATAAGGGCTATGGACATAAGACGCAGGATTGCTTCGACCTGAAGGACACGTTAGAACAAGCTATCTGGGACGGAAAACTAGCCGAATTCTCCCACCTCATCAGGGAACCAAGGAAACGAGATTGCGACCGTGAAGGAGAGGACAAGACCCGCGCAGTGAAGCGACGTCATGAACCGGACGACAACGAACACGGCCTTACCATAGTGAACGTGGTAACAGCAAGAGACGCAGCCCCATGGTCGAAGTCGGCACACAAGAAAGACGCCAAAGTCCTGGTGGTTTCCTCATCTTTCGCGCGAAGCTCTAAGAGGTTTCCACCCATCTCGTTCGGTCCGGAAGACCAGTGGTTCGATGAGGTCGTGGAAAGGcctcccatggtcatcacggccggAGTGGGAACCGGCCTCATCAAGTGGATTCTCGTAGACACCGGGGCTGACTCGAATATCATGTTTCGCAATGTGTTCGATGCCTTGGGCCTACGGGATTCCGACTTAAAGACCCACTAG